The following proteins are co-located in the Armatimonadota bacterium genome:
- a CDS encoding PD40 domain-containing protein, whose product MLNLALTLLIGAQPAEVRLLRNPDVYGDTVVFNYATDLWVMNTKDGIARRLTSHPGTESRARFSPDGKQISFTGTYDGNADIYVVDTDGGEPKRLTFNGGPDVNQDWTPDGKIAFSSAMGTFTNRNMRLSVVSPNGSMPELTPIQEIAELSYSPDGKTLAYNRANSQPFNWRRYRGGTQGRISFYNFAENKYWELPAGREQSYSPMWVGNKVFYISDKDFGTRNLFAADVDSKKATRLTSFKDADIKFPATDGKTIVWERDGFLESYDIKSEKVTRVKAYIPTDNVASRPRLRNVGDSIGGFDLGPTGQRLMIDGRGDIFSVPARSGDTRNLTETQGVREQNPDWSPDGKLVAYISDASGEKQLYTRPQMGGEAKKITVDKLINGFQWTPDGKGFLYTTSDGRLIHKDGATGAETMIFKNDWQANPVYDMSQDGSTIAYCKPGNNLQSSIYLYDVATKKATKITEGYYDDSNLSFDMNGKFLYVVSTRTFAPTGGAFEFMMNMEAGQRVYAISLDKSTPNPMMRPGDEEPTGEEGAPAQPAGEPSKKMKIDYDGIEDRFIPLPFAPANYRVMGVSNGVLVFSQSGITLWSFAARAPLPIYEGPLFNVSLNDKRNKMAIQTPLGISIMGVAPGQDPNAGKVSTAGMDMMWDPRAEWKQIFNEVWRWERDVYYDPNMLGLDWNAIGKQYEAYLPYVNHHADLNYVLGGLIGELGTGHAYVSGGEMGDMGRPVPVGHLGADYAVSGGFVKFAKVYKGLNFEEGRRGPLGDIGVDVKDGDYLLEIDGAKVTANQDLHALMQNKVGKTVTITVNGSPTMTGARKYKVRPIANETELRYISWVEKNRKYVAAKTGGKIGYLHIPDTSIPGVIEFMKGFYSQTDKEGWIFDERNNGGGMIPTFFVEFLQREVVAKMKARNWNDIGFPVGTLEGAKVMMINENAGSGGDMLPWLFREAKLGPLVGTRTWGGLVGIQGGAPLVDGTSVTAPGFGIYDHKAGKWIAENEGISPDVQVDLRPDLLARGIDAQLDKAIEVVVDLAKKQRRESKTPAFPRPKPGQ is encoded by the coding sequence TTGCTTAATCTTGCACTCACACTCTTAATCGGAGCTCAGCCAGCAGAAGTGCGGCTCCTCCGAAACCCCGATGTTTACGGGGATACCGTTGTCTTCAACTATGCGACCGACCTTTGGGTGATGAACACCAAAGACGGCATCGCACGCCGACTCACCAGCCATCCAGGTACCGAATCCAGAGCGAGATTTAGCCCAGATGGAAAGCAAATCTCGTTCACCGGTACCTACGACGGAAACGCAGACATCTACGTGGTTGACACTGACGGAGGCGAACCAAAGCGGCTGACCTTCAACGGCGGCCCTGACGTGAACCAAGACTGGACGCCAGACGGAAAGATCGCATTCTCCTCCGCGATGGGCACGTTCACCAACCGCAACATGCGATTGTCGGTGGTCTCGCCAAACGGCAGCATGCCAGAGCTCACCCCGATTCAGGAAATTGCGGAACTCAGCTATAGCCCAGACGGCAAAACACTCGCCTACAACCGGGCGAATAGCCAGCCATTCAACTGGCGACGCTATCGCGGTGGAACTCAGGGGCGAATCAGCTTCTACAACTTCGCCGAGAACAAGTATTGGGAGCTACCTGCCGGACGAGAACAAAGCTATTCACCGATGTGGGTCGGCAACAAGGTGTTCTACATTTCCGACAAGGACTTTGGCACTCGAAACCTGTTCGCTGCGGATGTTGATTCTAAGAAAGCAACACGGTTGACCAGCTTTAAGGACGCCGACATCAAGTTCCCAGCAACCGACGGAAAAACGATCGTTTGGGAACGAGACGGATTCCTGGAATCGTACGACATCAAGTCTGAAAAGGTCACTCGCGTCAAGGCTTATATTCCTACCGACAACGTTGCTTCCCGCCCGCGACTTCGCAATGTTGGTGACAGTATCGGCGGATTTGACCTCGGCCCGACTGGTCAGCGATTGATGATCGATGGTCGCGGAGACATCTTCAGCGTTCCTGCGCGGTCTGGCGACACAAGAAATCTCACCGAAACCCAGGGCGTTCGCGAGCAAAATCCTGACTGGTCACCAGACGGCAAGTTGGTTGCGTACATCAGCGATGCCAGTGGTGAAAAGCAGCTTTACACCCGTCCACAGATGGGCGGCGAAGCCAAAAAGATCACCGTCGACAAGCTGATCAACGGTTTCCAATGGACACCGGATGGCAAGGGATTCTTGTACACCACCAGCGACGGAAGGCTGATCCACAAGGATGGAGCAACTGGTGCCGAGACAATGATCTTCAAGAACGACTGGCAAGCCAATCCGGTGTACGACATGAGTCAAGACGGCTCGACGATCGCGTATTGCAAGCCAGGCAACAACCTGCAAAGCTCGATCTATCTGTACGACGTCGCCACCAAGAAGGCCACGAAGATCACCGAAGGTTACTACGACGACTCCAATCTGTCGTTCGACATGAACGGTAAGTTCTTGTACGTGGTCTCAACCCGAACATTCGCCCCAACTGGCGGTGCGTTCGAGTTCATGATGAACATGGAAGCCGGGCAGCGCGTTTACGCGATCTCTCTGGATAAGAGCACGCCAAACCCGATGATGCGGCCTGGTGACGAAGAACCAACCGGCGAAGAAGGCGCACCGGCACAGCCAGCAGGCGAGCCATCAAAGAAGATGAAGATCGACTACGATGGCATCGAAGATCGCTTCATTCCTCTGCCATTCGCGCCAGCAAACTACCGCGTGATGGGCGTTAGCAACGGAGTGCTTGTGTTCTCGCAGTCCGGTATCACGCTCTGGAGCTTTGCAGCTAGAGCTCCACTTCCGATCTATGAAGGCCCGCTCTTCAATGTCTCGCTCAACGACAAGCGAAACAAGATGGCGATCCAAACCCCGCTCGGCATCTCGATCATGGGCGTCGCCCCTGGCCAAGATCCAAACGCAGGAAAGGTGAGCACCGCTGGCATGGACATGATGTGGGATCCGCGCGCCGAATGGAAGCAGATCTTCAACGAAGTCTGGCGATGGGAGCGCGACGTTTACTACGATCCAAACATGCTTGGCCTAGACTGGAACGCGATCGGAAAGCAGTACGAAGCCTATCTGCCTTACGTCAATCACCACGCTGACCTGAACTATGTTCTCGGCGGATTGATCGGCGAACTCGGCACAGGCCACGCTTATGTGAGCGGCGGCGAAATGGGCGACATGGGACGACCAGTTCCTGTGGGTCATCTCGGAGCGGACTATGCCGTTTCCGGTGGATTCGTCAAGTTCGCCAAGGTCTACAAGGGCCTAAACTTTGAAGAAGGCCGCCGCGGACCGCTTGGCGATATTGGAGTCGATGTCAAGGACGGCGATTATCTGCTCGAAATCGATGGCGCGAAGGTCACTGCGAACCAAGATTTGCACGCCCTGATGCAAAACAAGGTTGGCAAAACCGTGACGATCACCGTGAATGGTTCGCCAACCATGACCGGTGCTCGCAAGTACAAGGTCCGTCCGATCGCCAACGAAACCGAGTTGCGATACATCAGCTGGGTGGAAAAGAACCGAAAGTACGTCGCGGCAAAAACCGGCGGCAAGATCGGTTATCTGCACATCCCGGACACTTCGATCCCAGGCGTGATCGAGTTCATGAAGGGATTCTATAGCCAAACCGACAAGGAAGGCTGGATTTTTGACGAGCGCAACAACGGCGGCGGCATGATCCCAACCTTCTTCGTGGAGTTCTTGCAGCGCGAAGTCGTGGCCAAGATGAAGGCTAGAAATTGGAACGACATCGGATTCCCAGTCGGCACTCTGGAAGGCGCAAAGGTCATGATGATCAACGAAAATGCGGGATCGGGCGGCGACATGTTGCCGTGGCTGTTCCGCGAAGCAAAGCTCGGGCCGCTCGTCGGCACCCGAACTTGGGGCGGCTTGGTCGGTATCCAAGGCGGCGCGCCGCTGGTCGATGGAACCTCGGTGACTGCGCCAGGATTCGGTATCTACGATCACAAGGCGGGCAAGTGGATCGCTGAAAACGAAGGCATCTCGCCAGACGTTCAAGTCGACCTGCGCCCTGACCTGCTGGCTCGCGGAATCGACGCACAACTGGATAAGGCCATCGAAGTGGTGGTCGATCTCGCCAAGAAGCAACGCCGCGAATCCAAAACCCCTGCATTCCCGAGACCAAAGCCTGGTCAATAA
- a CDS encoding RHS repeat-associated core domain-containing protein gives MISALKITRPALSGGYYSGTTTYATSTDRKYDVWGAVRGNNKTGYSYNRYCANLGHVADDDTGLIYMRARYYEPGTGRFISEDPAMDGSNWYTYCDNEPVSGVDYSGKSRTDAIAGIAYAGMAVLSAYLTISTATNGTASGIGSMLGGGITLGFSAMATYYYLLALSGSSAEGKLKLGVAGVVTALLMSGFDRLLIATSKAIDEMGKLAKVAGGVALKAGSLMAGYALALLAALMLISEEEWNGA, from the coding sequence ATGATTTCCGCGCTGAAGATCACGAGGCCAGCGCTGAGTGGTGGCTACTACTCCGGCACGACCACGTATGCAACTTCCACAGACAGAAAGTACGACGTTTGGGGAGCCGTGCGCGGGAACAATAAGACGGGATACTCCTACAACCGCTACTGCGCCAACCTCGGGCATGTTGCGGATGACGACACCGGCCTTATCTACATGAGGGCGAGGTACTACGAGCCTGGAACGGGGAGGTTCATTAGCGAGGATCCTGCGATGGATGGATCAAACTGGTACACGTATTGCGACAATGAGCCTGTAAGCGGTGTCGACTATTCTGGTAAATCCAGAACGGACGCCATAGCCGGGATAGCGTATGCTGGGATGGCAGTACTTAGCGCGTACTTAACAATAAGCACTGCAACAAATGGCACAGCTTCGGGAATAGGCTCGATGTTAGGTGGTGGAATTACGTTGGGTTTCAGCGCAATGGCTACGTACTACTACTTGCTTGCGCTTAGTGGGTCCAGTGCTGAAGGCAAGCTGAAGCTAGGCGTAGCTGGAGTAGTCACCGCATTGCTGATGTCTGGTTTTGACAGGCTACTCATTGCTACTTCTAAGGCAATCGATGAGATGGGCAAACTAGCAAAAGTTGCAGGCGGAGTAGCTCTTAAAGCGGGAAGCCTTATGGCTGGCTATGCCTTAGCATTACTTGCAGCATTGATGCTGATCTCTGAGGAAGAATGGAACGGTGCATAA
- the glpX gene encoding class II fructose-bisphosphatase: MDYNLHLDFLRVTEAAALSCAKWVGKGERANADQAACEGMRNTLGQMDIDGTIVIGEGERDEAPMLYIGEKVGNGNGPAVMIAVDPLEGTNLCANGTPNAIAVLAAAVEGRGFLMHAPDCYMEKLVVGQECKGVVDITLPPRVNVRLMAKALGKDIDEITVGVLERPRHDQLIADIREVGARVHLIPDGDLSIAIASLDPDSGVDALMGIGGAPEGVISAAAVMCVGGEMQARLRFQSDEQRERAIKMVKGDVDRVFRAEDLANGDVMFAATGVTSGDLLRGVRYRRGTAITESIVMTSDTGAIRRIETHHRTNPN, from the coding sequence ATGGATTATAACCTTCACCTCGATTTTCTCCGCGTGACCGAAGCGGCCGCCCTTTCTTGTGCCAAATGGGTGGGCAAGGGCGAACGCGCCAATGCTGACCAGGCTGCTTGCGAAGGCATGCGAAACACCCTGGGCCAGATGGACATTGACGGCACCATCGTGATTGGTGAAGGGGAGCGCGACGAGGCTCCGATGCTGTACATCGGCGAAAAGGTCGGCAACGGCAATGGCCCGGCGGTGATGATCGCGGTGGACCCTCTTGAAGGCACGAACCTTTGCGCCAACGGTACTCCAAACGCGATTGCGGTTTTGGCGGCGGCGGTCGAGGGTCGTGGATTCTTGATGCATGCGCCGGACTGCTATATGGAGAAGCTGGTCGTCGGCCAAGAGTGCAAGGGCGTGGTGGACATCACTTTGCCGCCCCGCGTGAACGTGCGATTGATGGCCAAAGCTCTGGGCAAGGATATTGACGAGATCACGGTGGGTGTTTTGGAGCGACCTCGGCACGACCAGTTGATCGCGGATATTCGTGAAGTGGGCGCGCGCGTTCACCTCATTCCGGATGGTGACCTTTCGATTGCGATTGCGTCGCTCGACCCAGATTCGGGCGTGGACGCTTTGATGGGAATCGGTGGCGCGCCAGAAGGCGTGATCAGCGCAGCGGCTGTGATGTGTGTTGGCGGCGAAATGCAAGCGAGGCTGCGGTTCCAGTCTGATGAACAGCGCGAGCGTGCTATCAAGATGGTGAAGGGCGATGTGGACCGAGTTTTCCGCGCGGAAGATCTGGCCAACGGCGACGTGATGTTCGCGGCGACGGGTGTGACTAGCGGGGACTTGCTCCGAGGCGTTCGCTATCGACGCGGAACGGCGATCACCGAATCTATCGTGATGACCAGCGATACCGGAGCGATCCGCCGAATCGAAACCCATCACCGCACCAACCCGAATTAG
- a CDS encoding DNA translocase FtsK 4TM domain-containing protein, which produces MPTPTRKAVSNKAVVMEQSHRAIDIGGVILVATAIVITIGLAIGNTGVVGEALSGTFKSLFGRGAWAAPVLAGGVGLSMLLGRKQLDLPRLTWGLSLIFLTLVGFMAAKPRGDYFDPEAAKLSGGYIGASVAWGFETLLGSAMAVGLGALGMVGLILCVNAPLHVLLSNLAERRKRPPQKVILGGSNRGDRAAALEERPARSLQKEAVVNGTQFEEEPPTRGRTRTAPVIRTVQPAPATEMAASAPTPKEGYVLPPLSLLQQAPAKPKRTASEMEHNIETLERTLEEFGIDANVVEVATGPTITRYEIQLGPGINVRRITSLGDNLAMSLAARDVRVEAPIPGKSAVGVEVPNNSPSMVTLRDVCETSEFRDHSSRLCVALGQDVSGINRYADLTKMPHLLIGGATNSGKSIGLATIITSLLMRNTPKDVRMVMIDPKRVELSLFDGIPHLMCPVVKDVKEAPGVLRAVWREMDLRYDKLSEAGVRNIQGWNDKASFQDKMPYIVVIIDELADLMIQASAEVETSIVRLAQLARAVGIHLVIATQRPSVDVITGTIKANIPSRLAFAVSSQIDSRTILDQAGAERLVGKGDLLFMPIDASKPTRIQGCYVSEKEIEDVTKHWKDQEAPHYVLNPIAVAISTKEREMSEEESDELWEEAVTWVVDRGQASTSMLQRKFSIGFQRASRMLDLMEERGIVGPRDGPRPREVLVDPMQAQQMLGKGYTDMPHIDIDPFEND; this is translated from the coding sequence ATGCCAACACCTACGCGCAAGGCGGTCAGCAACAAGGCCGTCGTCATGGAACAATCGCACCGAGCCATCGATATCGGCGGTGTGATTCTTGTGGCCACCGCCATCGTCATCACGATCGGACTGGCGATTGGCAATACCGGCGTGGTAGGCGAGGCTCTTAGTGGTACTTTCAAATCCCTTTTTGGTCGCGGCGCCTGGGCCGCACCAGTTCTGGCTGGGGGCGTTGGGCTTTCGATGCTCTTAGGGCGCAAGCAGCTCGATCTTCCTCGATTGACTTGGGGCCTATCTCTGATCTTTTTGACGCTTGTTGGGTTCATGGCGGCCAAGCCACGCGGCGACTACTTTGATCCTGAAGCGGCAAAGCTCTCTGGTGGCTATATCGGCGCAAGCGTAGCCTGGGGATTCGAGACCCTGCTGGGTTCGGCGATGGCCGTCGGGCTGGGCGCGCTTGGAATGGTTGGATTGATTTTGTGTGTCAATGCACCGCTACACGTGCTCCTCTCGAATCTCGCCGAACGGCGAAAACGCCCACCGCAGAAGGTGATTTTGGGAGGAAGCAACCGCGGTGACCGCGCGGCGGCCCTCGAAGAGCGCCCCGCCAGGTCGTTGCAAAAGGAAGCAGTTGTCAACGGTACTCAGTTCGAAGAGGAGCCGCCTACTCGGGGACGCACTAGAACCGCGCCCGTGATTCGAACGGTGCAACCTGCGCCTGCAACGGAGATGGCTGCCAGCGCGCCCACCCCAAAGGAAGGCTATGTGCTTCCGCCGCTTTCTTTGCTCCAACAAGCTCCTGCCAAACCAAAGCGCACCGCCAGCGAGATGGAGCACAACATCGAAACGCTGGAACGCACTCTTGAAGAATTTGGGATCGACGCCAACGTTGTCGAAGTGGCTACCGGCCCGACGATCACTCGGTACGAAATTCAACTTGGACCCGGAATCAACGTCCGGCGCATTACTTCGCTAGGAGATAACCTGGCGATGAGTCTGGCTGCTCGCGACGTCCGCGTTGAGGCACCGATTCCAGGCAAGTCGGCGGTCGGCGTCGAAGTGCCGAACAACAGTCCGAGCATGGTGACCTTGCGCGATGTGTGCGAGACTAGCGAGTTCCGCGACCATTCGAGCAGACTCTGTGTGGCGCTGGGGCAGGACGTGAGTGGCATCAACCGCTATGCCGATTTGACAAAAATGCCGCACTTGCTGATCGGCGGTGCGACAAACAGCGGTAAGTCCATCGGGCTTGCCACCATTATCACTTCGCTGCTGATGCGCAACACGCCGAAGGATGTGCGCATGGTGATGATCGACCCAAAGCGGGTGGAACTCAGCCTGTTTGATGGCATCCCGCATCTGATGTGCCCGGTGGTGAAGGACGTTAAAGAAGCTCCTGGAGTGCTGCGGGCGGTCTGGCGAGAGATGGACTTGCGGTACGACAAACTGAGTGAGGCTGGCGTGCGCAACATTCAGGGCTGGAACGACAAGGCATCGTTCCAAGACAAGATGCCATACATCGTCGTGATCATCGACGAGTTGGCGGACCTCATGATTCAGGCAAGCGCTGAGGTCGAAACCAGCATTGTCCGTCTGGCACAACTCGCCCGAGCGGTCGGAATTCACCTAGTCATCGCGACACAACGTCCATCGGTTGACGTTATCACCGGCACAATCAAAGCCAACATTCCTTCACGGTTGGCGTTCGCGGTGTCATCGCAGATCGATTCTCGGACCATCCTAGACCAAGCCGGGGCCGAGCGACTTGTGGGCAAAGGCGACCTCCTGTTCATGCCGATTGATGCGAGCAAGCCAACCCGTATTCAGGGCTGCTATGTCAGTGAGAAAGAGATTGAAGACGTCACCAAGCATTGGAAAGACCAAGAAGCTCCTCACTACGTTTTGAACCCGATTGCTGTCGCTATCTCGACCAAAGAGCGCGAGATGAGCGAAGAAGAGTCAGATGAGCTTTGGGAAGAGGCGGTGACTTGGGTCGTGGATCGTGGGCAGGCATCAACTTCGATGCTTCAGCGCAAATTCAGCATTGGTTTCCAACGTGCTTCAAGAATGCTCGACTTGATGGAAGAGCGGGGAATCGTTGGGCCACGAGATGGACCACGCCCGCGCGAAGTGCTAGTGGACCCGATGCAAGCACAACAAATGCTTGGCAAGGGGTACACCGACATGCCGCATATCGACATCGACCCGTTCGAGAACGATTAG